Part of the Cellulomonas taurus genome, GGCCCGAGCCAGGGCGTCCACCCGTCGCTGGACCCGCCACGGCATCATCGGTCCCGGTCCCGGTGCCGCCCGGTCCCCGGGCATCGGTCACCGAGGCCGCTGCGAGGTCGGTGCCCTCCTGCACCCCCGCGTCCACCGGCACCGCGCCCAACGGCAACGCCCACGGGTCCTCCTCCGGGAGCAGATCCGACCACGGCCCGGTGGCGCCCGGCAGCTCGGGTGGCTGCCACAGCGCGATGGTCTTGCGACCGGCCGGGGAGGCGTCCTCGTGCACCGAGTGGATCTGCTCCGGATCGGCGCCGATCAACCGTCCGGCGCTCGCGGCCGGATCGGCGGTGGTGGCGGAGGCGAGCAGGAAGGTCGGCTCGGCGCCGTACAACGCGGCGAGCCGGCGCAACCGGCGCAACACCGCCGCGACATGCGCGCCGAACACGCCCCGGAAGGCGTGGCACTCGTCCAGCACCACGTACCGCAGCGACCCGAGCAGCCGGGACCAGCGCCGGTGCTGGGGCAGCAGCGCGAAGTGCAGGAAGTCGGGGTTGGTCAGCACCACGTCCCCGTGGTCGGCGATCCAGCGACGTTCCTCGCGCGCGGTGTCGCCGTCACAGGTGGCGACCCGGACGTCGCGGATGCCCCCGGCGGTCAGCACCCGGTCGACGGCGCTGAGCTGGTCGGCGGCCAGGGCCTTGGTCGGGCACAGGTAGAGGACGGACCCGCGGCGGCTGACCGTCTCGATCCGTCCCCGGTCGGCGGCGGACACCTGGCGACCTGCCCGCACCGAGGTCAGCGCGGGCAGCCAGAACGCCAACGACTTCCCGGAGCCGGTCGAGGTGGACAGCACGGTGTGCCGTCCCGACCAGGCCGAGTCGGCGGCATCGGCCTGGTGCTGCCACGGCTCCCGGACGCCGAGCTGCTGATAGCCCGCGATCAGCGCCGGGTCGGCCCACTGCGGCCACGGTGCCGTGCGGCCCTCGCGCTGCGGCAGCTCGCGCAGGTGGGTGAGCCGACCGTCACGGCTGCCATCGGCCAGCAGTCGGTCCAGAAGCGAGTCCACGGCACCATCCTCTCCCCGCCGACGGACACCGCGGTCCCGCGCAGCTCACGCCGATCCGAACCCGCCGCCGCGGACCCGCACGCCGACAGCGCAGACCGCGACCCCGTCCGTCTGTTTGAATGCTCCCAGCAGGGGAGGGAGTGCAGCCGTGGACGTCACCGTGTCGAACACCAGCGAGAACGGCCGGACGGTCGTCGACGTCACCGGGGAGGTGGACGTCTACACCGCCCCGGCCCTGCGCGAGCGCCTCATCGCACTGGTCGAGTCCGGCCGCACCGACCTGGTCGTCGACCTCACCCAGGTGCGGTTCATGGACTCCACCGGGCTCGGACTCCTGGTCGGGGTGCTGAAGCGGATCCGAGGCCTGGGTGGTCAGCTGCAGCTGGTCATCGACGCCGAGCGGTTGCTCAAGGTCTTCCGGATCACCTCGCTGGACCAGGTGTTCACGATCCGCGCGAGCCGGGACGAGGCGATGGCCGCCCGGGGGAACGCGGCTGACTGAGCCGAGGTTCCTACGAGGCGAAGATGCTCACCATCTGGCGAATCTCGCCGCCCCGAACGTCCAACCAGTATCCGCCGTCAAAATCCTCACCGCTCCCGGTCGAATAGTCGCAGCCCGGAGTAGGGCTGACCAGGTACTCGATAGGCGATTCCCTCATGTATCCCTCGGGTGATGCCTGGCACCAGCTGTAGATGCGCGCGTCGACCGGGACGGTCATCCGCTGGGTGCCGAATGCCGTCGGGGAGTAATTGACAGCCGGGGTCATGTCGCCGTCCTCGTCCACGGAATAGGGCTCGTTGACCTTCGCCCACTCGATGGCATCGTCACCGAGGCGCATGATCTCGATCGTGGCATCGAAACTCCTGGTCGTGGGATCGATGTTCTCGACCGCAGCCCAGTAGCGGCCGTCCGGGAGCGGCTGTGTCGCACCAGGGTCGTCGCTGGTGAAGGGCTCCTCGCCGAGATTGAAACCGTTCGCCTCCGGCAACGGCTCCCACCCCGCCGACGGGTCCACCACCACCTCCTGCTCCACCTCCCGCAACGTCACGTCCATCGGCGCCGACACCACGGCCCCCGCCGCCCCGTCCGCCACCGCGACCAACTGGTACTCCCCGGCAGCCAGCGCCCCGCCGCACGCCTCCAACACCCCGCTGATCGCTGCCGGATCAGCACCGGCCGCGCCTTCGACGGTTGATGCCGGGTCCGCCGCCTCCGAGCCCTCGGTCTGCGCGATCACCACGCCGTCGGCCAGCAGCGCCAGGGACACCGACCGTCCGGTCAACACGCCTGCCGCCGCCTCGACGGTTCCGGTCGTGGCAGCACCGAGGGTCTGCTCCGGCTCCGCGGTGAGGGTCAGTTCGACCGGGATCCCCTCGGTGCCACCGCCACACACCGGCGGCGCCACGGGCGGGATGGTCGGCGCGGGGCTGGGGCTGACGCTCGGGGTCGGGACGGCCGGTGGCACCGGGGTGTCGTCCGGGCCGTTCAGCACCCCGGCGACCACGGCGACGGCGGTGAGTCCGGCCGCGATGCCCCCGGCGCCGACGGTGCGGGTGACGGCGCGGCGGCGTCGGCGCTGGAAGATGATCGCCTCGACCGGGAGCGCGGGGCTGGCGGCGGCTGCCTGGTCGGCGACGTCGGACAGGATGCGGTGCAGGTCGTTGCTCATCGTGCGCTCCTCTCGACGATCACCGTGGTGACCGGGGAGTCGATCGGGCCGATGACGGCCT contains:
- a CDS encoding STAS domain-containing protein gives rise to the protein MDVTVSNTSENGRTVVDVTGEVDVYTAPALRERLIALVESGRTDLVVDLTQVRFMDSTGLGLLVGVLKRIRGLGGQLQLVIDAERLLKVFRITSLDQVFTIRASRDEAMAARGNAAD